From Paenibacillus graminis, a single genomic window includes:
- a CDS encoding carbohydrate ABC transporter permease produces MIKKSTNWPVTVIIALCSLLILFPLYMTVAIALKNPEEMARSIFSLPTGLHFENFANAIKATNFFNALGNSATITVTAVVFILLTNSMVAYAIARNMNKRFFKMLYFYFISAMFIPFQIIMLPVVKVTTDLHMNNIPGLIILYIVYGLAFNVFVYVGYIRSIPYELEEAATVDGASTWGTFWRIIFPLLAPVNATIGILSCLSTWNDFMLPLILLGNQDSYTLPLVQYVFQGQFSTDFNLAFASYLLALSPMIVIYLFAQKWIIGGLTQGSIK; encoded by the coding sequence ATGATCAAAAAATCGACGAATTGGCCGGTTACGGTAATTATCGCGCTGTGTTCCCTGCTGATCCTCTTTCCGCTGTACATGACGGTCGCCATCGCACTCAAAAATCCCGAGGAAATGGCCCGCTCCATTTTCTCCCTGCCAACCGGGCTGCATTTCGAGAATTTCGCGAACGCCATCAAGGCGACGAATTTCTTCAACGCCCTGGGCAACAGTGCCACAATTACTGTAACAGCGGTTGTATTTATTCTGCTCACGAATTCTATGGTCGCCTACGCCATTGCCCGGAATATGAATAAGCGCTTCTTCAAAATGCTCTACTTCTATTTCATCAGCGCTATGTTCATTCCGTTCCAGATCATTATGCTGCCGGTGGTCAAAGTCACTACCGACCTGCATATGAACAATATTCCCGGGCTGATTATTTTGTACATCGTCTATGGCCTTGCTTTTAATGTCTTTGTGTATGTCGGTTATATCCGCTCCATTCCGTATGAGCTGGAGGAAGCGGCTACAGTGGACGGGGCCTCGACCTGGGGCACCTTCTGGCGGATTATTTTCCCGCTGCTGGCTCCTGTCAATGCGACCATCGGCATCTTGTCCTGCCTGTCTACCTGGAATGACTTCATGCTGCCGCTGATTCTCTTGGGCAACCAGGATTCCTATACGCTGCCGCTTGTGCAGTATGTCTTCCAGGGCCAATTCAGCACCGATTTCAACCTGGCTTTCGCCTCGTATCTGCTGGCTTTGTCCCCTATGATAGTTATTTATCTGTTCGCACAGAAATGGATTATCGGCGGCCTTACCCAAGGCTCCATTAAGTAA
- a CDS encoding carbohydrate ABC transporter permease, with the protein MAKRRAAFYLMTIPALLLFFAFHTFPALQGIYYSFTNWDGYSKSFDYVGFKNFINIFKDENVLNSYLFTFKYAIATTVLINIISLLIALGLNAKIKAKNFFRGVYFLPNILSVLIVGFIFNYLFSNVFPVWGEKLGSDFLSQNILGNSDWAWIGIVIVAVWQGIAYNTILYLAGLQTIPHDLYEASNLDGASRWREFWSITFPLLASFFTINMVLAMKGGLMVFDQIIALTGGGPGRSTQSIALLIYTGGFQGGEFAYQSANAVIYFIVIVVISALQLKFLQKREMDL; encoded by the coding sequence ATGGCCAAACGGCGAGCCGCTTTTTACCTGATGACTATACCAGCACTGCTGCTGTTCTTCGCGTTTCATACGTTTCCGGCGCTGCAGGGTATTTATTATTCGTTCACGAACTGGGATGGTTACAGCAAAAGCTTTGATTATGTGGGGTTCAAGAATTTCATTAATATTTTCAAAGACGAGAATGTGCTGAACTCTTATCTTTTTACCTTTAAATACGCCATCGCTACAACTGTCCTCATCAATATTATCAGCCTGCTGATCGCACTGGGACTGAATGCCAAGATAAAGGCCAAAAACTTTTTCCGCGGCGTATATTTCCTGCCCAATATCCTCAGCGTGCTGATTGTCGGCTTTATCTTCAACTATCTGTTCTCCAATGTGTTTCCGGTGTGGGGCGAGAAGCTGGGAAGTGATTTTCTCTCGCAGAACATCCTCGGCAACTCCGATTGGGCCTGGATCGGGATCGTCATTGTTGCAGTCTGGCAGGGCATCGCTTATAACACCATTCTGTATCTGGCCGGATTGCAGACGATTCCCCATGATCTTTATGAAGCTTCCAATCTGGACGGCGCGAGCCGCTGGCGGGAATTCTGGAGCATTACCTTTCCGCTGCTTGCTTCCTTTTTCACGATCAATATGGTGCTGGCGATGAAAGGCGGATTGATGGTTTTCGACCAGATCATCGCCCTGACAGGCGGGGGTCCCGGCCGTTCTACGCAATCCATCGCCCTATTGATTTACACCGGCGGCTTCCAGGGCGGAGAATTCGCATACCAGTCGGCGAACGCCGTGATTTATTTTATCGTCATCGTCGTCATCTCCGCCCTTCAGCTTAAATTCCTGCAGAAACGGGAGATGGACCTATGA